A region from the Dendropsophus ebraccatus isolate aDenEbr1 chromosome 1, aDenEbr1.pat, whole genome shotgun sequence genome encodes:
- the C1H17orf114 gene encoding uncharacterized protein C17orf114 homolog, which translates to MGVKALQCFPWYGRWKERKKSRSSQEETPAAPSPPPEKPRLHSTNSGGSDTDGQQSRAYFSGKARVSFRHQMDSNMYVNDSTF; encoded by the exons ATGGGGGTGAAGGCGCTGCAATGCTTCCCCTGGTACGGGAGGTGGAAGGAGAGAAAGAAGAGCCGCAGCAGCCAGGAAG AGACCCCCGCAGCCCCCTCACCTCCGCCGGAGAAGCCCAGACTCCACTCCACCAATTCTGGGGGCAGCGACACGGACGGCCAGCAGAGCCGAGCGTACTTCAGTGGGAAGGCCCGGGTCTCCTTCCGCCACCAGATGGACTCCAACATGTATGTGAATGACTCCACCTTCTGA